TCTTCGAGCCGGTCTGGGATGGTCTGTGGGTCATGGGACAGACGGTCCGCTGGGTGACCCTGGGCGGTCCGTGACCCAAGGGCCGGTCCCGGAACGACTTCACTTTGCGTGCGCTGCATGGCGGATTCACTGCCATCAAAGCAGTTTCACCAGCGCCGCCATCGCCCCGACGGCAATGACCATCAGGCTGCCGAGCTTGATCACCATGCGTTGTTCCAGTTCCCTCATGTCGCGTTGGAAACTGAGTTCCATTTTTTTCATGTCGCGCCGCAAACTGGTTTCCATTTCCTTCAGGTCGCGTTTCAAATCCGCCTGGACCAAATCAATCTTGGCATCGATCTCTTTCCGGAACAACTCGATCTTGGCATCGAGTTCCTTGATGTCGCGCTTCAACTCGGCGCGGACCGACTCGATTTTGACATCGAATTCTTTCCGGAACAACTCGATCTTGGCATCGAGTTCCTTGATGTCGCGTTTCAAATCCGCCTGGACCAAATCGATCTTGGCGTCAAGCTCTTTCCGGACCGACTCGATCTTGACATCGAGTTCCTTGATGTCGCGCTGCAACTCGGAGCGGACCGACTCGATCTTGACATCGAGTTCCTTGATGTCGCGCTGCAACTCGGAGCGGACCGACTCGATCTTGACATCGAGTTCCTTGATGTCGCGCTTCAGATCCGCCCGGACCGACTCGATCTTGACATCGAGTTCCTTGATGTCTCGTCGCAATGTGGCATCGACCTCGGCCAGGTCCTTTTTGGTGGTCAACCGATCCTCGACCAGGTTGACCAGCGCTTCGGCCTGGATGGCCGCCTGCCGTTCATCGGTTCCGGCATCCTTGAGTTTTTTGACGTAGGCGTAGGTGTCGAAGGCAATCGCCTGGCTCATTATGGTTTCTCCATTCGAAAATTTCACGCACCATCCATTCTATACCTCAAAGAAGAAATGTGACACCACTGTCGTGAACACGACAATGAGACGCGAATGGATCGGTTCGCGACACGGTATTTTTTTATAGTGTATTGTAAAACAAGAGAAAATTAATGGCATTTCCCTTGCTGAAGAAGGATGGATGGAAGGTCCTCTTTCCTCGCCAGCACAAGGAACAAGACCATGCGCGCCTCGGAGATTGCCGCATTTCTGGATGAGACTGCCTGTAGCCACAATGACAAGGGCAAGTCGGGATGTGCCCGGCCCAAGCCGGGGGCGACGGCGGGCGGTTGTTGTTTCGATGGGGCGATGATCACTCTTTTTCCCATCGGCGATGTCGCCCACATCGTCCATGGCGCCATTTCCTGTGCCGGCAGTTCCT
This genomic stretch from Magnetococcales bacterium harbors:
- a CDS encoding DUF1640 domain-containing protein — its product is MSQAIAFDTYAYVKKLKDAGTDERQAAIQAEALVNLVEDRLTTKKDLAEVDATLRRDIKELDVKIESVRADLKRDIKELDVKIESVRSELQRDIKELDVKIESVRSELQRDIKELDVKIESVRKELDAKIDLVQADLKRDIKELDAKIELFRKEFDVKIESVRAELKRDIKELDAKIELFRKEIDAKIDLVQADLKRDLKEMETSLRRDMKKMELSFQRDMRELEQRMVIKLGSLMVIAVGAMAALVKLL